One Siniperca chuatsi isolate FFG_IHB_CAS linkage group LG8, ASM2008510v1, whole genome shotgun sequence DNA segment encodes these proteins:
- the LOC122879931 gene encoding calnexin-like — MEINFVLVCMMLAASVTPASAAAQPGIMESLLLAAQQRPWLWSVYVFTVGLPVILFISFMWPDKRFGPPDQPYYYKKSDDAQPDDLEFSQRTQSVDTKGKAGRAVTRRRDARCNQGKSDLDLKDH, encoded by the exons ATGGAGATCAACTTTGTGCTGGTGTGCATGATGCTGGCAGCCAGCGTGACACCAGCGTCTGCTGCAGCACAG CCGGGTATCATGGAGAGCCTCCTATTGGCCGCCCAGCAGCGTCCCTGGCTCTGGAGTGTCTATGTCTTCACTGTTGGACTTCCCGTCATTCTCTTCATTAGCTTCATGTGGCCTGACAAG aGGTTTGGGCCCCCTGATCAACCCTATTACTATAAGAAGTCTGATGATGCTCAACCAGACGATCTGGAGTTCTCGCAGCGGACACAATCGGTGGATACCAAag GAAAGGCCGGCAGAGCTGTAACAAGGAGAAGAGACGCTCGTTGTAACCAGGGGAAGTCCGACTTAGACCTGAAG GATCATTGA